One window of Puntigrus tetrazona isolate hp1 chromosome 14, ASM1883169v1, whole genome shotgun sequence genomic DNA carries:
- the LOC122358295 gene encoding PRELI domain-containing protein 1, mitochondrial-like, with protein MKYFSCAGFLKSSWDQVFLAFWQRYPNPYSNHVLTEDIIFREVTPDNCLISRRLLTKTSRAPRWAEKFLPAHMAQKAYIIEDSVVDPQGRTMTTLTWNISHARVMSIEERCVYRVNPDNNGWTEIKREAWISSNLYGLSRAIQEFGLARFKSNVTKTMKGFEYVLAKMQGEMPARTLAETATVKARETALAAKEKAKDLASQAQKKQYV; from the exons ATGAAGTATTTCAGCTGTGCGGGCTTTCTGAAGAGCTCGTGGGACCAAGTGTTTTTGGCTTTCTGGCAGAGATACCCCAACCCCTACAG TAATCATGTTTTAACCGAAGACATCATATTTCGGGAAGTCACTCCGGACAACTGTCTGATTTCCAGACGTCTCTTGACCAAAACGAGCAGAGCTCCTCGCTGGGCAGAGAAGTTTCTGCCTGCTCACATGGCACAGAAGGCTTACATCATTGAGGACTCGGTAGTGGATCCTCAGGGCAGGACCATGACCACTCTCACCTGGAACATCAGCCACGCGCGTGTGATG AGTATTGAAGAGCGTTGCGTGTACAGAGTGAACCCTGACAACAACGGCTGGACTGAGATCAAGAGAGAGGCCTGGATTTCTTCCAACCTGTACGGTCTCTCCAGAGCTATTCAG gaATTCGGTCTCGCCCGGTTTAAGAGCAACGTTACGAAGACTATGAAAGGCTTTGAGTACGTCCTGGCTAAGATGCAAG GTGAAATGCCCGCACGCACTCTGGCAGAAACCGCAACTGTGAAGGCACGTGAGACCGCACTCGCCGCCAAGGAGAAGGCGAAAGATTTAGCCTCTCAAGCTCAAAAGAAGCAGTATGTCTGA